DNA from Nymphaea colorata isolate Beijing-Zhang1983 chromosome 4, ASM883128v2, whole genome shotgun sequence:
CTCTGTCTTTCTTCCATAGGGGAAAAGATCGTAATGTTCCCTACCGATACAACGGACACTCTCAACGGAtcttggtatggtgagtactcaTTGTTGATGGTCAGTCTGAATGGCATATAATGACAATGAGTTCTGACTTTTCCTCAAGAATTCTcattagtcctgacctttccagaGAGTCCTGACCTTTCTCTCTAATTCATTAAAAACATCCATGAGTTCCTTTCTGTCAGGTCAACTGTACCATTTTGCCCTCTAAAATTGACATGAAAAAAATCCTCCACAAGTGTACCTAGGTTTCTCTTGAGTGATGCTCTAGCATTAACTTAATAGGACATAAAAGATTAGCCAACCCAGTTTAGATACTAGCAAAAAATAATGTTATTTGGTATACTTAGAAAAGCtaatagaaataaaatttggttgtattttgatgatattttagtcattttatctCATAAACTAGGTTAGTGAAGACCCAGATCTAATTGATTAGAAGGTTATTTTGacgatacaaaacatttgtattTTTAACAATAATGAAGATATGGTGTtcttaataattgaaaattttttaggtgctttttacaacatttccttttaaatcaaaagaaaacacatatttgcaaagatttttttatattttatcgTACTTtccagaaaggaaaaatatccTGATATTATCAAAATAGCATTGTGACATCATGCTGATATTTAcctttttgtgatttttaagaTTATCACAGGATTTTCAACACTGTGTACATACAGGGTTCTTTgtaattttcatcaaaaaatgtGCACTCCTTCATGTGTAGAATGCCAACTTCAGTTaggttttttacttttttcccaACCAACAGAGAAATCCACATACACAGTTCTCTAATATATAATCCAATTTTATAAACCAGCAAAGTTTGTTGAATTTTCAAAGCGTACAAAATGATCCAACTAACTATGCGAAAATTAGGTTTTCCAACATGTAGAGCATATAtagtcaaatttaaaaaaaaaaagaaaatcacctatgtatgtgtgtgcactAACATTCAAACACCCTGCCACAACTACACTTATtgcactcaatttttttgagaaatattgCACCCGCATCCGAACTCACACTAGCACCTCTGACCTTATGCAAGGTCATCTAATTCAAAAGATGAAACATATAATGAAGATTACTGGGGATCCCTAATTATAGGAAACAGCCTAAGCTTCTAGTCATTCCAGCTCCAATACTTTGTTAAATTCTATGCAGCAACGTACTTTGAAGACATAATAAATATGGAGCATTTTTTTGACCTGTTTGTGATATTAATCCTGTCAAATTATGTCGTGTCTTGGTACCAACTATATAAGAAAACTATTATTTGATATTAGTCATGATTTTTTGCTttgaattatttaaaaatatttggagCAAGTCTTGTGCGAAGATCAATCTGGTCTGCTGGACCAGCATCTTAGACCCTTACTGGATGTCTTTCAACACATATTCCAGGACATCATGCATGTAAGTTGTAACTATAAAAATCTTACTCCTTTCTTTCATGTGGAGTTTACCACTTTTGTGTTTTTCTCGTTAGCATAACATAAAGTTAAAAGGCAGAAAAAGTGGTAGGTGTGCTTTCATGTGAGGCATAAATCCCATAGTGgctaaaaaaaacataaaagtttgTTCAAATGCAAagcatgtatgtacatatgtgtatattttccctctctctctctctctctctctctctctctttgtgtgtgtgtgtgtgtgtgatttcaATGGAAGAAAGAGCTACCTTTACAATTGACAAAATAAGTGGAGAAACACAATCCTAATTGTTAGCGCTGCTTCACTTATGATCCATCATGCATacaaacatattaaaaaatctAATTTAGACACGTCCAAAGCTTAGTAGTCGTGCGGGCACCCTGACCTCTTAGACTAGGCTGGGTCATGTAGGAACCCaagccaaaagaaaatgttttagcTATTTTCTCCTACTTTCCTCTTCTACTACTACTTTACCATTTCCATTTCtgtgttttcctctttttccttttgtttttcttttttctttctcattttccttctccttcttcatcccatagtcacaaatattgtttacatgttttaaatggcgaggtttttctcgggtataatacagtgAGCCTTCAAAATACAGGaaaaacatggtaaattttaaaaaaattaaaaaacttaaaaaaataaggaaaactaaaataaatgagaaaccaATAAggcaacatcaaaaaataagtagctaagcaacaaataaaaattaagaactgAAAATaagcagtttggcattaaacAACGCGAAAAAAAAGtgcctaaaataaaaaaaatggaacaaacattgtttggcatttttttcatttaggcATTGTTTtcaagaaatgcatttttgccattttattcAGCTGATTTACTTATCACACTTTTAAGGCACTTTTTGTGACTATGTGCtgaacagaaaaatataaaaataagttacaaaaacagaaaaaaaaaatacaagagcAAGAACTTAAGATTATTATACAATTTAACAGTGGATAGCATAGTATTTCAAGcaaaatctttcttcttttagtATAGATACTTCATGTATTTTTTCCATTCCATCATTAACTTTTTAGACTTTAGAGTACATTCCTATCCACATTCATGTTCTCCATCTAAGTTGGACACAGCACTGGTGTCGACATCCCGACACGGGTAGGGCGACACACTTGGACATGgcagttttgattttttcatattttttgtagaattttgcaggcttgcatgtttttttgtggaattttggaattttacatatttttatggTGTTTTTCATATTTCTAGTGGAATCTTGTAcattttttgtggaattttggacacacacatatatatgtatatataccttGTTGTATCCCCATGACcgcaatttttaaaattgccgTGTCTGCACTAGTACCCATACCAGTATCAGTACGATTTAGTTCTTGATACATTCAATCTTCCACGTATCCAAAGCAAAAGCAGCGAGCAAAACTTGCTCACAACTCAGAATTGCACCTCTCACAAAAGAAAGcacaagaaacaacaaaagggTGCAAAAGCTACATGATAGGATTTAATACCAAATTAATATCAGCTAACTTAACAGccaaaataatgagaaaaaagttcTAGATTGAGATTAAATTGTTAAAATGGCAGAAAACCTGCAGAgaacatcaaaaagaaaataaaacctgACCTTTTGATTCCTCTCTTGAGACCCATTTGATGAATCAGCAGTCTTAGCTGACACACCAACATTCTGATTAGAAACAGCCCCAACTTTTGCTGGATTGTCTATTTGTTCAATTGTGTCACGTACAGAATATATTGCTTGAAGGAGCTTCTCTAGTGACTTATCACGATAGCTATCTCCAGTAAGTGCCTTGAAGTTtgacaaaattatataatacTCAGAAGCTTCATTAGTACAGCTTCCTGGAGTTTCTATCTTGGTAAACTGATCAGACCTGGCTGCATCGTCATCCCGAGCGACGCTGATGGAAGGCATTTGTTTCCTCCGGAGATTTCTCCTGGCTGTCGTATGATCATCCTGGTCAACTGAACCTTCTTCAACTTCCAAATCTGGAAGCTCTCCCAACCTTTCACGAGTTTTCTGAACAAGAAGGTCAATTTCATGCTGTTTACTGTCCTCATAGTCCTTGTCAGTAAGCTTCCACAGTTTTTTCTCAACTGTATCATACACTTTTTGCACAATAAAACCTGGATGCACCGATCGAACTGGCAGCTGCTTGCCTAATGGAATAAAATGCACCACACATTTGTGCATAACAGCTTCAGCAGGCACCTCATCACGATGGAAACTATAGAATAGTTCCCTCGTATCACATGCTTGCCAGCTTCCTCCACCTTTTTTATCTGCTTCTTCAGGGCGATAAAACCATTGCCCTAATACAGCCATACTCCCATCTTTGGCCTGTGTAATGTCCTAGAGAAAAAGTGCACAAAACGTGTCAAGAAGCAACAACAGTAGGGTTGGGGGGAAGGGGGTGTTGTTGGGGAATCAAAAATGGTGTGTAAACAAAAGTAGACTCAAGTGCCGTTCTAGTAGATCTATCCCCAACAGCAAATAAATAAACTAGGAAATTAGAATTGGAACCTAAACACCTGCGAGTGCCTTagcacattttttatattattaaatgcacgcatatgaaaaatatatgcaCGTAGTAAGCACAACCTGCACAACACATGCACAAAATATAAACCTTCATGTATTAATTAGatcattgaaaaattaaaagttaaCGATTATTACCACCAATAGTTGTGCCTAAACATGACCCTTACCAGGAAACAAACTAAAACCTAGgcagaggaagaaaaggaggaagataaatgaggaggagaaggagaagggaaTGGCAAGAACAGCCTCCCTCAAATGTTTAAGGCTTGCTTTGGATAAATTTGACAACAGGTTCTTTATTGACCTGCAAACAAACCAAGGCATGCACCACATCCACCCATGTTCATGCATGTGTTCCTGTCTCTTAGAAGCGCCCTTATTATATAGCCACTACCACCAATAAGCCCTGCCATATTTGACATGGTGCCTCAACCCTCTAAATAACCTTGACCAATAGCCCTAACACTTAATGGGAATTAACAACTTCACCCACCCATAATAGCTattgaaaactaaaaaacttGAGACTAGAGTCACTCCGCCAAATGGATAAATGCATGCTTATCAttcattgctttctttttgCAGTCATACTTGGCAGTTAGCATCATCTGACTCCTCTCTTGGAGTCTAAATGGACCCTGAGTGCTTAGATTTTGTCTGAAAGTATCACACAATATTGATGAATAACTTATACagatacaaatatatatatgtgtgtgtattagTATTTTTTGGTACTTTTCAACCAGCATCATGAAAGAGAAATTTTCAGTAGCTTCCTCTTAAGAGAGGTAGAAGTTCCTGTAGGGAACGGAAAGCTTATGAAAACAGCActttaaatcaaataattatGAATATTAGTACTATTTAGCCTTTACAGATCTCTTCCTTGTATGATCTTGACCATGGTTCATGTGAACTTGAATGCCAATGCAAGAAAACCAACCAAACAAACATATCACCGTATTCCATGTCCCCTTACGAAGCAGAAGAACAAACTTACCTTAATTATTGCAACATAAGGCTTCTCATTTGCTGCTTCAGGAGTCAAAAGCACTGGATCCTCCTGtggataaaaaaagaaaaaaacaagaggaagagCAATAAGCATGTGTAAGGGCATAAGAGAAATAGCATCTTTGATGAATAAAAACAATATTTGAAGTTTCAGTCTTCAAAGACAAGAATAGCCATTATTTAATTGACAATCATAATGATCCCTTTTCAACATAATAGTTGTGCAACGACAAGGGGAATTAATGTTATGAAGGAGAAGGACAAATTTTCAGTATCACTTCTTTTCTTCCGTTGATGAAATTCCAAAGAGCAAGATAAACAATTTGCTCGGATGACCCGCCTTATGAGAGTTGGGCCTACTAAGTGGACAACTCACCTCCCCTCTCCAGTAATATTCTGGAAGTGGAAGGCAGATGTGGGTTATTTCTTCGCGTAACACCCATGGAGAACCCAACAAGCAAAATAAGAGTGCCCTTGATGACTCACTTTCTGTCACCTAAGCCTACCGAATGAAAAACACGTCCACTTCTCCACTGTCTAGCATTGGTATCAATGCAAGAAGCAGCAGCCTTATCTACACGGTAATTGGTTTAAGTATTTCGATGTTTAACTGTATCTATGCACATACTCCTGCTCCGATTGGACTTAATTCTCGATTTTCTTGTCTGCTAGAAATGATAAGTCCGTAAGGACCCTTTATTCCTTGATATCACATCGCCAGCAAGCACACTTACTGGGAACAAATTTCTGGTATGTACCCGATTTTCCTCCTTAGGATACAAACCGCCGTTTTCTAAAAACTGCTATTTAAACGCAATCGCAAAATGTTATGCGATTAATTCCCTGATGCAACAGAATGCCATTTTCCTAAAACCTAGCATTTTAGGTGGCATCAGACAAGAAAAAGCTGTCATCAAACCCAGCCATATATAGGTCTCCATAATCTTTTCATATAAACAACTCAATCAATAGCAATTGTACATGACTAATCCTATGCAAATGCCAAAAGCAAAGTACACCAAGAAACCCGTAAGCTATAGTCAAAGTCACTGACTTCCCTCCCAACTGAGCAAATAGAAGTCCCATAACAAAGGAATTTCTTTAAACCATGGCAATGCCCATTCCCAACCCAACTAAAATCGACAAAAGTTCAAATCCCTCGGGTTCCAAACTACAAGCAAACGCAACCAACGAAGCAATTAGAAATCTTACGATCTGGAAGACGTTTCCCTCCAACTCGAACGCGGAGTAGTGCGTCTTCCTGTCTCGGCCCTTTCCGGATACCTTAACAGGGTCGCCTACGGGCTTGAGGTCGACGGgggtttcctcttcctcctggATTTCGGGCTCTCCCGCTGCCTCCTCCACTTTCcctggtttcttcttctttgaggaGGAAGCAGATGCGGGCTGCGGGGACCGTCGTGTGACGGTCGACGCTGGGTTGGCTTCGTCCTCCTCGTCGCTCGTAGCAACCTGCGCGAACCGTCTCTTTcccatctccctccctctctctcgctctgagTCAAAGACACAATTGCCGCCAAATCAACGAAAAAACGGCTGAGACCTCCGTTTATGGGCAACAGGTTCCCAAGACGGTCGCCTTCTTGTCTCGACCCGGAACGCTAAAAACCGAGTCGTAAATGATAACGTGGGAAAATGGGTGGAAATGACAGAGAGAGATTTGTTTAGATGGAGGGAAAGTAAtgaggaaaatgaaaggaatatGATGCGAGTTTTGGTCacaggaaaaggaaatgcaGGGGACGGAAACGAAATTATTTTTAGCTTATTTTCAATCCCTTTAATAACCAATAGATTTGAATGGAAAGGATgggaaaaaatgataaattattGAAAGGGATTCATATGCCATTAGGGGCCATTATTATAAACAAAGTCAAGtcatttccattcttttccttgttaCAATTaaacaaacaatattttttacattttctttcattcatatccAATTCATATCCAAACATGCCTttataatagttttttttttctcttctcttcttttttttttcttctggtcagtttttttttctttctttatgtttttcctttccatccattaaaatcatttcattttcatctttcatgtGTTGGTGCATTTGCTACAGGGGTGAAGGGAGGGGGCCCACCTAATCCGTAGCCCCGCTtcaactaattaaaaaaatcaaaaaatttatttgcgtaatgtttttttttaattcgagTTTAGTTTCACCTTACCCGAATAAGTTTATTAGACTGTTTAACTCCCTCAAAAAAATCTTCCCTTTACTCCTTACATCTAACACTATACATTCTCCgttcttcttcattcttttaTGTGTTCACACAAATTAGTGAAACAATAATTTCAAATGCAGGTATTTCAATCAATCTACTATGATCGATAGTTATGTGGCACTAAGGGTGTGCTATGTGGCCTCGAATATTTGATATGATATTGCTTTAAAAGCTGTGGTGTGCAAGATCCTTGTTAAGATGTATATATGTCAAACCTACAATACCtgtaacatatatatagaaacagATGTCAATGGAAAGGTGACCAGACATCAAATCCATAGATATGAAATCCTCGGTGACCCAATACGCTGTTAGAGTAAAAGACTTGACTCGGCCACTTGGAGCAACACAAAGGCATAGAAACAATGAAGAACTCCAACAAGGACGGTTGAGGTCAGCAGGGGACGTCTGATgctcttgaattttgattctaaaatgaattttttaaaaacaaaattccaccttCAATTggaatttgaatgaaaaattcAGCTCTAGTCTTCCTTTGGATCCATTTGATTGCCTGGAAATCCACTATTTTCAggaaccaaaattcaaatattcagATTTCGTTCGTTATCTAACaaagaaaggattttttttttcttgccattGGAAgcattttcagaattttttataaaaatatagtCCCACCTAAAGGGGCTTAAAGGGGTGAGAAGACGATCTCCGGACaaaatgtgcatatatttcaAATGCATATAATTacagagagagatgaagaattGAAGATGTGCATACAGTTCAAATGCATAGTTGACATTGCTAAACAAGGTGGACAACCAAAAATAAGGTTTGTTTGATCTTTGATTGTCTACTTTTCATCTTGATAAATGATTCATGGGAATATTCTTTTATCTTATGGCAAGTTCGGTGATATAATCTGATATGAAAGAATACTGTTTGTCGATGTAATATTGATAATGCGGATTGAGATGGCTGAGATGATGAGTTATCCAATCAGCAACCAAGCTAGGCTTGTCATATAATTTTGCCTTTCTAATTTTTGCTACTATGATAGAAGACTCTTTGGTGatatatttttgcttttctagttttttgtACAAATGGAAATCAAGTTTTGGAAAGTTTAAAACATGGTTTTTAAAATGCTGGTTTTCATGTAGCTTCAAGCGTGGCTGGTTAATGAGATGTTGGAGAATTAgctttcatgatttcatctaACCTTATGGAGATTGTGGGTGTAGAGAAACAATCGTATCCATAAGGAACTCGTCACTCGTCATCTCCAGAAGAGGAAGCATCTTCCATATGGAATATAAGTGCAAATGGATTCCACACAGCCTTGAGAAACTGCCCGAATGAATCAAGAGAAATGCAAGTGTGGGTGGCCACTGGTTTTGTGCCTGACAAGTGGCCGATTATTCCTCAAAATCAGATTGTTTCGGGTCCCTCCAATGGAAGCAGAAAAGTAGCTTCATTGGCAAAGATGGCACAGGCCGGACGGTCTGCTCTGGGACAATTATCAGCAGCTCCCGGAAAACTCTGGGCTGGTTAAAGTTCTACTTTCCCTCACCCCACTGATTCCCGGCTGCTTCTTGTGCggccaacaacaaaaaatggctTGCCTGGATTCGTGGTTCGCTCGAGGGCAGGAGACAACCAGAGCATTCTTTGGCTGCATTGCTGAACAGGTTTAGCATTCATATTTTGGACAACAACCCCTCTAGAAATCGCCGGCCTTTGGGCCCAATACTTGTAAAATCTGGTCTCACCATGTTTTCTGTGGCATTTTGCTTACGTCTCTTTATCAGCTCCTTTCGATTGCTGAATTTTGTTTGTAAATGTCTTCTCTTAATAAAAAGGTTAGGGGGGCCCTTTCCCCCGCAGGGTTGTTGCGGCACTGGTGCtggtgaaggaaaagaaatcgACGACGCCCTCtagagtagagagagagagaaatgaaaccCTCTGCACATCGAGGGTTTCAACCACTTGACCGAGAACCTCTGGCAAGggttagagagagggagagagaaagagagtgagtaAACAACGGCCGATGACGGCCGACGACGGTGGCAACAACCGTCGGTTTTTTCCAGTGTAGAGAAATGAACACATaatgaaaaaccagaaaaatgagagaaagaaaccTCCATTGGCATTGGATTTTCTCTTCCAACCCTTCTGCGACACTGTCGACCATTTGTCATCATTTCTGATGGGTCGCCGGTCGGGTGACAGTGAAGGGAGAAAGAAACGGTGGAGAGGAGAGGGAAGAtgaaaataagaagagaatAAAGCTTAGAATATCTTAACACGGTTTATGAATTTTTTCTATTACACCTTCGCTTTTAgcaattttttgaaatggtGCGGATGACCCACTAGTTTATGGAAATCTTTAAGGCAATGTTAATCCTTGATAAAACATCACAAGAACAAACCAtagttttaacaaaattttaggACCATGTTAGGTTTACAACTTTCATCCATCCCTACCCATGTTGATAATacaattaatattttataaaaactaaaaattttaattatgaaATTCCACAATTCGGCCTCATCAAGCACCCCCtaactgatatatatattttttcccctttttaaccacttatatatctatatctgccctgcattttttaaaaagtggGGTTGAACCAAAAGTCAGTAGCGAGTTGCGCCTTCAAGAACCCCATGTTATTTCCGAAAATCTTCTGCTAAGGTCTCCAAGTGTAACGGGCGCGAGTTGGTGCTGTGCCTCCTAATATGGAGGAGGCTAATTCTGCTCACAGATCCGCGCCACCAACCCCGCCACCGGCACCACCACCAGCACAAAACCCTGCTCCTCCTTCGGGCGTCTATACcccaacaaagaagaagaggaagttCGACGATGCAGAGTTTCAGGCATCCAAGTACTGCAAGATCCGGTCCATTCTCAAGGGCCTCCGCCCTTCCATCATCGACGTAACATCCCAATATCCATTGTTGTCCTATAAATTTACTGGCTTTCTGATGTCTTTggcctccctctctctccttgtcTAAAAAAAATTCGTCATTggtttgtctttttgttttatctGTTTGCTTAGTTGTCAGGTCGCGTTCTGTTATTTGCGAAGTTGGTCTGATAATGATTTTActgcttttctgtttttggtgTCTGTAAGTTGCAttgcttttctttatttaatgGTGGTAAAGTGACCGATTTGCGATGAGGAGGAGGTTTAGGTATTTAGGTAGTCTGTTTAGTCGTCATTTATTCTTGTTGGTTATTGAGTTTCATCGCGAGTCTTCTTTTTGTTCCGCTTTGTTTGAGAAATCTTGCTATCCTGACGGTTGAGCTCTTGTAGACAATTCGTATTCGTTCTTGACATGGTTCATccgttgcatttttttttttgctttataccCGGCAAGGAGCACCTGTGTTAACTTCTCAAATCGATACATAAGCATACTCCGGTTCTATGTTCTTTTGGTCGTTGGCAGTTTTCCTCGAATTGTACCAAGAAGAGCTCAGATGCTTTTGCCATGTCCAATGCTACTCGTCAGCTTTAGCTCCTAGGCTCAAATCTCTGCAACTTGACAACTTAAAGGGGATTTCTCTTTGGGCTATGCAAGTGCCAGTAATTTATAGAGGAAAGGGCATGAAACGCATATAGAGGATTGAAGACAATCGATAGGCGAGAAGTATGATAACGCGAGGAAAAGAACTGATCGAAATGACCTTATTTGGAGAAGAAGTTTGGTTCTTGTGCCAATAGTGAATTTTGTCGTGATTCAACGAAGTTTTTTACCTTACTTCGTTACTTACATTGTGTATTGACTTATCATGTATCGTACTCAACactgaaaatttcattttagaaGATTATCTAGTCTCCACCATTTCTTACTGCAGGGGAGACATCACTGTATGACCTTCAAAGTCTTACTTTGTCTCATCAGACTAGGCAATGCGTTTTGGTGTTTTGGTGTAACCTAGTGTTATCTTGTAGGATGTTAGTCTTTGTCGCAGTTCCCACTTTGTGACTCTGTAGTGAAAGCCTGTGCCTAGGCCCTAGAGGCTACCTAGGCTCCCTAAAATGGAAGCCCAGTGGCCAATGCCTAGGGCAGCTGGCTTGATTGGAAGCACCAGgctcttttttctccttctttgttttttaaaatgtgaaaagcATTTAATACGAGGGATTTGAATTACTTCTCATTATATCGGGTATttactttttttcccttttctaaattgtaaatttattttttttcaaagttcaTTCTTCTCACCCGTTGAGTCCACAAGCCACCTGAACCGACATGGTGCTGGTGCTCCTCCAAGTGCATTAAGTTACAGCTTGGCTACCTGGAACGAGTAATTTTAGTGGCCTTAAAACTGCTGTTCGATGCACTGGTGACTAACACACTTATCCTTAGCATCTCTAGGTGGAGAAGGTTGGTTCATTTTCTGGTTTGCACTTTTTCTGTTTACAAATGTGTGCAACCTTATTGGAAATCCTAGTTCTATATTTGACGCACTATTTGTTTGTCTACACCTTGAAAGAAGTGGAGTTTCCCTGACTCATCATAGTAAAGGTGGCCTGATTGCTCAGCTTCTGACTGAATATAAAGCATTTAGCTTTGGACCAAGTTGATTTGATAAAAGATTGAGCTTAGTTCATTGCAGTTCCCAGAACAGTTTCTCCACTTCAATTATCTTAACTATTGAACATAACAGTGAAGGCCAAGTGGTACTTGCTGTTCTGGACAATAACTAAGTTTGCTGGAAAATACTATCAATTGATGTCTtgagaaagcaaatgaaaatgatgatgtGTAGTGATGCTGAGGTGGTAAGCTGACATGGTATattctctttttaattttgtccTCTTTTAGCACATATTCATATGAGACCACTTTATCATCTCTCCTTCCTGCTGGCAAGTGTGCGATATATCATTGTTGAGAAAGGAGGCATTGGCCTTTCTGCCTCTCAAATCAAAACGAGCAGGCAGTtctgtttacatttttttgccACAAGAAAGCACACGTATGGTTACTGCTCTTCTGCTGCTTATGCTTAGTAAGAGGGCTTTGCAATTTTTGGCATTTACACTTGGATTGCATGTTTTACACGTCTTATTGTTTCTCACCCTGTCGTTACTGGCACATGTTTATTGCAGGTCCTACGAGCTCCTGAGTACCGCATCGGCAAATGTGCAGATACTATTCGGAAAGGTATTCGTAAGCTTTATCCTCCAGATGTTGTTATAAGTTGATGTTCTCTTGGATGATATTCATATCTAGCATTTTAATTGATTCATCATTCTGGATAAGTTAATTCAGTGTTTTGCACTTATTTTTGGTTTACGAGGACGTGGAATCTCCTACATGTTATAGGTAAATCTTTAGAGTTACATGTCTCACAAGCAGATTATTTAAGAAGTGACTGATATTACAATGTCATCAGATATTGTGACCAAGAGATTAATCTTGCATCATGTACGACTTGCTGTTATCCAGGCTAGGCATCATTTCCTGCTTCTTGGTCGTCAAACATGGTGCCTAGGCATGGATATTATAGATGCAATTATTGACAGATAGAGGTCACTCTGACAAATCATTCTAGCAAACTTCAGAAGCAAAGATTCAGAAAGTAGAATGTCTATTAAAAGAATGTCACCAATAAGATAATCTGATAAAGCAAAAAGCTGGTTCTAGCagttttcttttcaagcatGTTGAGAGCagttatattcttttttttttccttttcatgatgCCATGTGGAATACAGTTACTATGTATGGATTATTGTATAGTTTGTGTGATATTTATTGTTCTTACATGATGTTCAAAGAAACTTGGTATTAGTCTAATAGACCAATACATCCCTCCTGCAGTTAACTAAGTCTAGCAGTCACAGTGCTGCCTATGAAAGATATGCTAGTCACTTTACTATGGGTTACTCATTCTGAAagcccatgtttttttttttttcctcctctttAAGATTTAAATAATGATATTTTCTTATACTTTGTTTGGCTTGAGCTGCCCCAGCTTGGCTTAAACTCGGCTTATGCCTGCTTGTAGTCATTCCAAATTGGACCAGGCACCAAGTATGATATATCTTAACCCATCCCATAGCCAGGTTCCACTCATGCCTTAGAAAAGTTACAGAGCGGCA
Protein-coding regions in this window:
- the LOC116253608 gene encoding uncharacterized protein LOC116253608 — protein: MGKRRFAQVATSDEEDEANPASTVTRRSPQPASASSSKKKKPGKVEEAAGEPEIQEEEETPVDLKPVGDPVKVSGKGRDRKTHYSAFELEGNVFQIEDPVLLTPEAANEKPYVAIIKDITQAKDGSMAVLGQWFYRPEEADKKGGGSWQACDTRELFYSFHRDEVPAEAVMHKCVVHFIPLGKQLPVRSVHPGFIVQKVYDTVEKKLWKLTDKDYEDSKQHEIDLLVQKTRERLGELPDLEVEEGSVDQDDHTTARRNLRRKQMPSISVARDDDAARSDQFTKIETPGSCTNEASEYYIILSNFKALTGDSYRDKSLEKLLQAIYSVRDTIEQIDNPAKVGAVSNQNVGVSAKTADSSNGSQERNQKGEETVRWPDAAVSAVTALEKASHEGLGSDLQKYNQKMRQLVFNFKNNALLARRLLDKELEPSVILNMSPSELKEGITAEEKSAKEPQELEEPVQMTDVRCKRCMEKKVRVSDIITVGHGDRYQLECLQCGNTWYTTRDAISTLTQETPNLAVSVGTAPWATAKFEDVEKKLVSPRESEKPSPDIFQKSKSAVLETQKSMNSRPRAGDSSGLPGKA